A section of the Clostridium omnivorum genome encodes:
- a CDS encoding metallophosphoesterase family protein, which yields MAGKLKFIHTADIHLGSILHLSCDPREDILDLVNNSTYYAFEYICSFAIENNVDFIIISGDLYDKEARSVRASKFFIEQCERLRENNIKVYLIYGNHDPLTKETDIFHMPDNVFTFDSNNANSIDYFNRDGELAARIVGQSYKTAAESRKMHKTYVVPDNSVYNIGLLHTQLNSNNKNYVPSTSIELKENVNIDYWALGHIHKFNIVNKDTPTIVYPGIPQGRDIGEEGMGGIILAEVEDKSLINLQYITTSLVVWKKVEIKIDEDKENIPENLSDLEDIMLKKAESIVEEYNNISKINGTIENPPLKGFVVQWIISGMGAINDIIKQSRDEIVQVLTKSLNDKLLNNLPFILSDSIEFKTSTFDLNIDKIIAENQIFREVDKVVQCCFRDDKMKMDLLKAMGDVYEYSDDVENYNEQKLQIDEKELSEIILKARQLAFEKLLERGD from the coding sequence ATGGCGGGAAAGCTTAAATTTATACATACTGCTGACATACATCTGGGTAGTATACTGCATCTAAGTTGTGATCCACGGGAAGATATATTAGATTTAGTAAATAATTCAACTTATTATGCATTTGAATATATATGTAGTTTTGCTATTGAAAATAATGTAGACTTTATTATTATCTCAGGAGATCTTTATGATAAGGAAGCAAGGTCGGTGAGGGCCAGCAAGTTTTTTATAGAACAGTGTGAAAGATTAAGGGAAAATAATATAAAGGTTTATCTTATCTATGGTAATCATGATCCACTTACAAAGGAAACAGATATATTTCATATGCCAGATAATGTTTTTACCTTTGATAGTAATAATGCAAATAGTATTGATTATTTCAACAGAGATGGGGAATTAGCAGCCAGAATAGTTGGACAGTCCTATAAAACTGCAGCTGAATCAAGAAAAATGCATAAAACATATGTAGTACCTGATAATTCTGTATATAATATCGGGCTACTGCACACTCAACTGAATAGTAACAATAAAAACTATGTTCCAAGTACTAGCATTGAACTAAAAGAAAATGTCAATATTGATTATTGGGCTCTTGGCCATATACATAAGTTTAATATAGTCAATAAAGATACACCTACCATAGTTTATCCAGGAATACCTCAAGGTAGAGACATAGGTGAAGAGGGTATGGGAGGAATAATTTTAGCTGAGGTTGAAGATAAAAGTTTAATAAATCTTCAATATATAACTACATCCTTAGTGGTATGGAAAAAGGTTGAAATAAAAATAGACGAAGATAAAGAAAATATTCCGGAAAATTTAAGTGATCTTGAAGATATAATGCTTAAAAAAGCTGAGAGTATAGTAGAAGAATATAATAATATATCAAAAATAAATGGAACTATAGAAAATCCTCCATTAAAAGGATTTGTTGTGCAATGGATTATTAGTGGTATGGGTGCTATAAATGATATTATTAAGCAAAGTAGGGATGAGATAGTTCAAGTATTAACAAAAAGCTTAAATGATAAACTTTTAAATAATTTACCATTTATTTTGTCAGACTCTATAGAATTTAAAACCTCCACTTTTGATTTAAATATTGATAAAATCATAGCTGAAAATCAAATTTTTCGTGAAGTAGACAAGGTAGTACAGTGCTGCTTTAGAGATGATAAAATGAAAATGGATTTATTAAAAGCTATGGGAGATGTTTACGAATATTCGGATGATGTTGAAAATTACAACGAACAAAAACTTCAAATTGATGAAAAAGAGCTTAGTGAAATTATATTAAAGGCAAGGCAGTTAGCTTTTGAAAAACTTTTAGAGAGAGGTGACTAA
- a CDS encoding alkaline phosphatase family protein → MNTIKKWRTRLSLVLLTCLWTFAMYSDKKNEPVYSNTIMKRHLIVISIDALSSNDFEQIAKLSNFKKLIDNGSIVREVTGVYPSLTYPSHTTIVTGVYPYKHGIINNKLKQIGVKEQDWYWYSKDVKVPTLYGAAKNKNMEVAALGWPVTAGADIKYNIPEIWSNEAQEDQFDLFRKYGTAPLVNMMKEKYGKSVIGRKQPELDNFIADSAAFIIKQKRPGLMLIHLSELDSKKHAYGIHNEKVLEAFKRQNERLGKIINAVKKAGIESSTTFVITGDHGFSNINNKINVNSELRRQGLIKVDNNSNVLDWKAYVNACDGSAYVYIKDKDDVETKKKVTTILNDLLMSNYSGVERVFNNSDICKLGADRNAEFMLEAKEGYYFSNDWQGDNLIEVSKASGTHGYLPTKAALQTMFIASGSGVKKGINLRSMNMVDEAPTLAKLLGVELNDVDGYALNQILK, encoded by the coding sequence ATGAATACAATAAAAAAATGGCGGACAAGATTAAGTTTAGTTTTATTGACATGCCTGTGGACTTTCGCTATGTATTCTGATAAAAAAAATGAACCTGTATATTCTAATACTATTATGAAAAGACACCTTATAGTTATTTCTATAGATGCTTTGAGTTCAAATGACTTTGAACAAATTGCAAAACTTTCTAATTTTAAAAAGTTAATTGATAATGGCAGCATTGTAAGAGAAGTTACAGGTGTTTATCCGTCATTAACATATCCTTCGCATACAACCATAGTTACAGGTGTTTATCCTTATAAACATGGAATAATTAACAATAAACTAAAGCAGATAGGAGTCAAAGAGCAGGATTGGTACTGGTACAGTAAGGATGTTAAGGTACCTACACTTTATGGTGCTGCTAAAAATAAGAACATGGAAGTCGCTGCTTTAGGCTGGCCTGTTACTGCAGGTGCTGATATTAAATATAATATTCCGGAAATATGGTCAAATGAAGCTCAAGAGGACCAATTTGATCTATTTAGGAAATATGGAACTGCCCCTCTTGTAAATATGATGAAAGAAAAGTATGGTAAAAGTGTTATAGGAAGAAAGCAGCCAGAGCTTGATAATTTTATTGCTGATTCAGCAGCATTTATTATAAAGCAGAAAAGACCGGGATTAATGCTGATTCACTTATCAGAGCTAGATTCTAAAAAACATGCTTACGGAATCCATAATGAAAAAGTTTTAGAAGCTTTCAAAAGGCAGAATGAAAGACTAGGTAAGATAATTAATGCAGTTAAAAAAGCAGGAATAGAGAGCAGTACAACATTTGTAATTACTGGTGATCACGGTTTTTCTAATATTAATAATAAAATAAATGTAAATTCAGAACTTCGAAGGCAAGGACTGATAAAGGTAGATAATAATTCAAATGTTTTAGATTGGAAAGCTTATGTAAATGCTTGTGATGGTTCGGCTTATGTATATATAAAAGATAAGGATGATGTTGAAACAAAGAAAAAGGTGACAACCATCTTGAATGATTTACTAATGTCTAATTATTCAGGTGTTGAAAGAGTCTTTAATAACTCAGATATATGCAAACTTGGAGCAGATAGGAATGCTGAATTTATGCTTGAGGCTAAAGAAGGGTATTATTTTTCAAATGATTGGCAAGGGGATAATTTAATCGAGGTAAGTAAAGCATCAGGTACTCATGGCTACTTGCCAACAAAAGCGGCACTTCAAACAATGTTTATAGCTTCTGGAAGCGGAGTTAAAAAGGGTATCAATCTTAGATCCATGAATATGGTAGATGAAGCACCTACCTTAGCAAAATTGCTTGGAGTAGAACTTAATGATGTGGATGGATATGCACTAAATCAAATATTAAAGTAA
- a CDS encoding dihydroorotase, with amino-acid sequence MNYDCILKGDILIDNSEIIKVDKNIESNCEDIVDAKGNYVFPGLIDAHTHPGLPEDLGFKKDTDDFYTETKAALKGGTTTIFDFAEQKKGERLLDALEKRKSRYKNSSGCKYEFHVAVTSVGKDTYEQLREIKDAGINSIKIYTTYDMKLKHEEILTLFDYCAKLNITALIHCEEDSIIRYSSKNTSFPMTRPKEAEENMVNTVINFSRLTGCRVYICHVSSKDSMELIKRAKEDGLPIIMETCPQYLIFDDSIYNIEQKERTKYILSPPFREVSHKEPLIKACLDGTVDLISTDHCAFLFKEHKEKYCLNLEKAAKGMPGIQLRSSIIYNLLVVNYGLDIKDYVKLLSYNPAKIFGLKDRGYIKPGMKADLVIWSNEKFKVNMRDIIEGTDYSPYEGFELIGKPLYTNIAL; translated from the coding sequence GTGAATTATGATTGTATACTTAAAGGTGATATCCTTATTGATAATTCAGAAATAATAAAAGTTGACAAAAATATTGAAAGTAATTGTGAAGATATTGTTGATGCAAAGGGTAATTATGTTTTTCCTGGTTTAATAGATGCTCATACCCATCCAGGGCTTCCTGAAGATTTAGGCTTTAAAAAAGATACGGATGATTTTTATACAGAAACAAAAGCTGCCCTAAAAGGGGGAACAACTACTATATTTGACTTTGCTGAGCAAAAAAAAGGTGAAAGACTTTTAGATGCATTAGAAAAAAGAAAAAGTAGATATAAAAACAGTTCAGGGTGCAAATATGAGTTTCATGTAGCAGTAACATCAGTTGGAAAGGATACTTATGAACAACTTAGGGAAATAAAGGATGCCGGTATTAACAGTATTAAAATATATACTACCTATGATATGAAGCTTAAGCATGAGGAAATATTAACCTTGTTTGATTATTGTGCTAAGCTCAATATTACCGCTTTAATACATTGTGAGGAAGATTCGATTATAAGATATAGTTCCAAGAACACCAGCTTTCCTATGACAAGGCCAAAGGAAGCTGAAGAAAATATGGTAAATACAGTTATTAATTTTTCAAGACTTACAGGATGCAGAGTGTATATATGCCATGTGTCTTCTAAAGATAGTATGGAACTAATAAAAAGGGCTAAGGAAGATGGACTGCCAATTATAATGGAAACATGTCCTCAGTATTTAATTTTTGATGATAGCATATATAACATTGAACAAAAAGAAAGAACAAAATATATATTATCGCCACCTTTTAGAGAGGTGAGTCATAAAGAGCCTTTGATAAAGGCATGCTTAGATGGTACAGTAGATTTAATATCAACAGACCATTGTGCATTTTTATTCAAGGAACATAAGGAAAAGTATTGTTTAAATCTTGAAAAAGCTGCAAAAGGAATGCCAGGAATACAACTTAGAAGCAGTATAATTTATAATCTTTTAGTTGTTAATTATGGATTGGACATAAAAGACTATGTGAAGCTTTTAAGTTATAATCCAGCCAAGATTTTTGGCCTAAAGGATAGAGGCTATATAAAACCTGGTATGAAAGCGGATTTAGTAATATGGAGTAATGAAAAATTTAAAGTGAATATGAGAGATATTATAGAAGGTACGGATTATTCTCCCTATGAAGGCTTTGAACTTATTGGTAAACCTTTGTATACAAATATTGCGCTTTAA
- a CDS encoding 4Fe-4S dicluster-binding protein encodes MANLAVNFCGMEFINPVMPAAGPPVRDADCVLACAKGGAGGLVTKTISVKAAEVPRPCMEEISGGFLNTELWSELPPEQWIQEEYVKCRVPGLPLIVSLGYTANEITSLVPKVSNFADALEISTHYVGKDINPIIKSLKAAKESGLPVFMKISPGIPDVGEFVKALESEGADGFVAINSVGPCLHIDIENGNPFMGSKMGYGWLSGKAIKPIALRHVYEIASNVSVPVIGVGGISTGKDAIEMMMAGASAVQMCTEPILRGPKVYGKVAEEMNKWLDQHGYVSVEDIIGLAIKNMRNRSFSTTPIYPEVNKEMCISCGMCVESCAYQAIKLEPKACIDISKCFGCGLCVTRCPKKAIKL; translated from the coding sequence GTGGCAAATTTAGCTGTTAATTTTTGTGGAATGGAATTTATAAATCCAGTTATGCCTGCAGCTGGTCCGCCAGTTAGAGATGCAGATTGTGTTTTGGCATGTGCAAAAGGTGGGGCAGGAGGACTTGTGACAAAGACAATATCAGTAAAGGCTGCAGAGGTACCTAGGCCATGTATGGAGGAAATAAGTGGAGGATTTTTGAATACTGAACTATGGTCTGAACTTCCTCCAGAGCAGTGGATACAAGAGGAATATGTTAAGTGCAGAGTACCGGGGTTGCCTCTGATAGTAAGCTTAGGTTATACAGCAAATGAAATTACAAGCCTTGTTCCAAAAGTATCTAACTTTGCAGATGCATTAGAAATATCAACTCACTATGTAGGAAAGGATATAAATCCTATAATAAAATCATTAAAAGCTGCTAAGGAGTCAGGTCTTCCAGTGTTTATGAAGATAAGCCCAGGCATTCCGGATGTAGGAGAATTCGTTAAAGCTCTTGAAAGTGAGGGTGCTGATGGATTTGTTGCTATCAATTCTGTTGGCCCTTGCCTCCACATTGATATTGAAAATGGTAATCCATTTATGGGCAGCAAAATGGGTTATGGATGGTTATCTGGTAAAGCTATAAAGCCTATAGCTTTAAGACATGTTTATGAAATAGCTAGTAATGTAAGTGTTCCGGTCATTGGAGTTGGAGGAATAAGCACTGGCAAGGATGCCATAGAAATGATGATGGCTGGTGCTAGTGCAGTACAGATGTGTACAGAGCCAATCCTAAGAGGGCCTAAAGTTTATGGTAAAGTTGCGGAGGAAATGAATAAATGGCTGGATCAGCATGGCTATGTGAGTGTTGAAGACATCATTGGTTTAGCAATAAAAAATATGAGAAATAGGTCCTTTAGCACCACCCCAATATACCCTGAAGTGAATAAAGAAATGTGTATTAGTTGTGGCATGTGTGTGGAGAGCTGTGCTTACCAGGCAATTAAGTTAGAGCCTAAAGCATGTATAGATATTTCAAAATGCTTTGGATGTGGGTTGTGTGTTACAAGATGTCCTAAAAAAGCAATTAAATTGTAG
- the ssnA gene encoding putative aminohydrolase SsnA: MYDLVIVNANIVVFDDNFSLIENGFLVINQGNIQDVGYMTDYKDEFFEANEKYNANGKLIMPGFICTHTHIYSAFARGMDLKGNSPKNFKEILEQLWWRLDKKLTLEDIYYSALVTIIESIKNGVTCIFDHHASPNCVEKSLDIIEKAFDFTGMRGVLCYEVSDRDGKEIALKGIAENSRFISKCRSRNDDMIKGLFGLHAAFTLSNETLKLASVEGNRLKSGFHIHAAEGVEDLNYCAQKYNCGVVERLNSFNILNSNSILAHCIHIKHEEKKFLKKCVTVHNPESNMNNAVGFCDALDLTKDGVMVGLGSDGFSHNPFRAMEVCYVLHKHEKKDPRVMGPKAVIDLGIVNNCKIASRYFNNELGVIKKGAKADLIIVDYNSPTPLTKDNICGHIVFGINSNIITHTIINGKIVMRDRVIDGMDEEEVFAKSRVLAKELWRRF; encoded by the coding sequence ATGTATGATCTGGTAATAGTCAATGCAAATATTGTTGTTTTTGACGATAATTTTAGTTTAATAGAGAATGGCTTTTTAGTTATAAATCAAGGAAATATTCAAGATGTTGGATATATGACGGATTATAAAGATGAATTCTTTGAAGCCAATGAAAAATATAATGCAAATGGTAAATTGATTATGCCTGGATTTATATGTACACATACTCATATTTATAGTGCCTTTGCTAGAGGAATGGACTTAAAGGGCAATAGTCCCAAAAACTTTAAAGAAATTCTAGAGCAGCTTTGGTGGAGACTTGATAAAAAACTTACTTTAGAAGATATATACTACTCAGCTCTTGTAACAATTATCGAGAGCATAAAAAATGGAGTTACATGTATTTTTGATCATCATGCAAGTCCAAATTGTGTTGAAAAGAGTTTGGATATAATAGAGAAGGCCTTTGATTTTACTGGGATGAGAGGAGTTCTATGCTACGAGGTATCAGATAGAGATGGTAAAGAAATAGCTCTTAAGGGAATTGCTGAAAATTCAAGGTTTATTTCAAAATGTAGATCTAGAAATGATGATATGATAAAAGGTTTATTTGGACTCCATGCAGCTTTTACTTTGAGTAATGAGACCCTAAAATTAGCTAGTGTGGAAGGCAATAGACTTAAATCTGGGTTTCACATACATGCTGCAGAGGGAGTAGAAGACTTAAATTACTGCGCTCAAAAATATAATTGTGGAGTAGTTGAGAGATTAAATTCCTTCAATATTTTAAATAGTAATTCAATTTTAGCTCACTGTATCCATATTAAACATGAAGAGAAAAAGTTTTTGAAAAAATGCGTAACTGTGCATAATCCAGAATCCAATATGAATAATGCAGTTGGTTTTTGTGATGCATTAGATCTCACGAAAGATGGAGTAATGGTGGGTCTTGGTTCGGATGGATTTAGTCACAATCCTTTTAGAGCTATGGAGGTTTGTTATGTGCTTCATAAACATGAAAAGAAGGATCCTAGAGTGATGGGCCCAAAAGCTGTGATTGATTTAGGTATAGTTAATAATTGCAAAATAGCATCCAGATACTTTAATAATGAACTTGGCGTAATAAAAAAAGGTGCTAAGGCTGATTTAATTATAGTTGACTATAATAGTCCAACACCTTTAACAAAGGATAATATTTGCGGGCATATAGTTTTTGGAATAAATTCAAATATAATAACTCATACAATTATTAATGGAAAAATTGTAATGAGGGACAGAGTGATTGACGGTATGGATGAGGAGGAAGTTTTTGCTAAGAGCAGAGTATTAGCTAAAGAATTATGGAGGAGATTTTAA